GCCGATGTTTCGGGATCGTTGCGCACCGCGGCGAGTACCGCTTCCCATGCGGCGGCCAGCGCTTCGGCGCCGGGGTCCACAGGGTCGGCGGGGTCCGCGACCAGCGCGTAGATCCAGTGCGCGCCGTACACGACATTGATGAAATTGACCTCGATCAGCGCCGGGTCGGCCAGGATCTCCCGCAGGCGCGTTCGGGCCCAATGCCGTTCCTCGCCGGTCAACGCCGACGTGCTCCCCTGCTGCGAGCCGGCCACGGCGCGGGCGCCGAGGTACGCCATGAACAGGCGCGACTGCTCCGCCGCCAGGTGGGGCGGGTAGACGGCTTCCAGTGACTTCAGGGCAGCCGGCAACCGCGGCGCGGGAACCAGCCGCTCCCGGTCCTGGCTCCAGGAGTAGTAGGCGAGCAGGCGCAGGTCGGAGTCGGTGGCCTCGCCTCTCAGCACCGCGGCGTAGGCGGCGGATGCCGGCCGGCTGGCGGCCAGCGCGGCGTCGAGCGCGCGCACGTATTGTGCCGTCTCCATGGTGGTGGCGACGCGGGTGATCTCCTCCCGGTCGGGCGTCAGCACGACCACGGTGGGGTAGCCGTATACGTCGAACTCTTCGCCGAGGCGCTGCGCACCCGGCAGATCGCCGTCCAGGTCTACCGCCACGAACAGCCTGGTACGGTCCACGAACTCCGGATGGCGGAACACCGTCGCCTTGAGCCGGCTGCACGGCGGGCACCAGTCGGCGCCCCAGTACAGCAGCACCGGCTTGCGCGCCGCCCGCGCCGCCGCGAACGCCGAGTCGACATCCCCGGCATGCCAGAGTATCCGGTCATGAGCGGCGCCGACGACCGACTGCGATCCCGAGTGGCGGGCCGGCAAGACGCCGGACAACGAGTCGGGCGTCCGCCCGCCGCACCCGGTCAGCCCGATGCCGATCACGGCAAGCCACAGAGCGACAGGCATGGCCGCTGCGCGACGCCGGAGACCGCGGGAAGCGGCGCACCGGGTTCGTCCGCCGACCACGGTCTTCGGGCCGGCCACGCGCGATCGGATGCGATCCTTCGATCCGACCATGGATACCACGTTACCCGGCGCCGTGCCCAATAGCAAACCGGCCGGTGCCGGACCCTGCCGGGCGCTTCCT
This sequence is a window from Spirochaetaceae bacterium. Protein-coding genes within it:
- a CDS encoding thioredoxin family protein encodes the protein MPVALWLAVIGIGLTGCGGRTPDSLSGVLPARHSGSQSVVGAAHDRILWHAGDVDSAFAAARAARKPVLLYWGADWCPPCSRLKATVFRHPEFVDRTRLFVAVDLDGDLPGAQRLGEEFDVYGYPTVVVLTPDREEITRVATTMETAQYVRALDAALAASRPASAAYAAVLRGEATDSDLRLLAYYSWSQDRERLVPAPRLPAALKSLEAVYPPHLAAEQSRLFMAYLGARAVAGSQQGSTSALTGEERHWARTRLREILADPALIEVNFINVVYGAHWIYALVADPADPVDPGAEALAAAWEAVLAAVRNDPETSAITRIGTFYGALCLFTTRQPGHAPSAALVRAVHEAVREADSATDDPFARMNLFSVAYGALSMAGLYDEAHDYMTREVERSRWPDYIMLALARWARWQGRPAEALSWSERAWQEAHGPATRFERGTAFVHMLAQLTPDAEARIEDTTIALFREAGRAKDAFFLRTTRYMRRLENFLRAWDGGAVRAPSMARIRSAVLAICDGMADAGPSRATCRTFLAEPPPDPSI